The following coding sequences lie in one Deltaproteobacteria bacterium genomic window:
- a CDS encoding DUF4160 domain-containing protein: protein MPTVFRSGPYRFFFYAGDRDEPHHIHVERDDKVAKFWLDPIRLQNSGGFNRLELKQIRSIIEENQEYFVEALNEFFGR from the coding sequence ATGCCAACAGTTTTCAGATCCGGTCCTTATCGATTCTTTTTTTATGCAGGCGATCGAGATGAACCACACCACATTCATGTCGAACGAGACGATAAAGTGGCAAAGTTCTGGCTTGATCCAATCCGCCTTCAAAACAGTGGGGGCTTCAATCGTCTTGAATTAAAGCAGATCCGGAGTATAATTGAAGAAAACCAAGAATATTTCGTGGAGGCATTGAATGAATTTTTTGGCCGTTGA